In the Endozoicomonas sp. SCSIO W0465 genome, GGCAACTCTGGTGGTGAACAACATGCGCGGTATCGTTAAGGTGACTGCCGTTAAAGCCCCCGGCTTCGGTGATCGTCGTAAGGCCATGCTGCAGGATATCGCTATCCTGACCGGCGCGACTGTGATCTCTGAAGAAGTTGGCCTGTCTCTGGAAACCGCCACTCTGGACGACCTGGGTACTGCCAAGCGTGTGCAGGTAACCAAAGAAGATACCACCATCGTTGACGGTGCTGGCGTTCACGCTGACATCGTTGCCCGTGTTGAGCAGATCCGTGCCGAGATCGAAAACTCTTCTTCTGACTACGACAAAGAGAAGTTGCAGGAGCGCGTAGCGAAGCTGGCGGGTGGTGTTGCCGTTGTTAAGGTTGGCGCTGCTACCGAAGTTGAGATGAAAGAGAAGAAAGCCCGCGTTGAAGACGCCCTGCACGCTACCCGTGCGGCGGTTGAAGAAGGTGTGGTTGCCGGTGGTGGTGTTGCCCTGGTTCGCGCTCTGTCTGCCATCAATGTTGAAACCATCAACGCAGAACAGCGTGCCGGTGTTGAACTGATCCTGCGTGCCCTGGAAGGACCAATCCGTCAAATCGCTACCAACTCTGGTGACGAAGCCTCTGTTGTGGTTGACAAGGTTAAGGCTGGCTCTGGTAACTTCGGTTACAATGCGGCTACCGGTGAATACGGCGACATGATCGAAATGGGTATCCTGGATCCAGCCAAGGTAACCCGTGCTGCTCTGCAGGCTGCCGCTTCTGTCGCAGGCCTGATGATCACTACTGCTGCCATGGTTGCTGATGAGCCTCAGGACGACGCTCCAGCGATGCCTGATATGGGTGGCATGGGTGGAATGGGTGGTATGGGCGGCATGATGTAATGCGACGAGAGTCGCGCAGGTAGTTAGCCTGGCTGGGTTAAACCGTAAGTGACCACTAACTTTTTGAGTTTTTGGTCACCCCGCTTCTAGTAAAAAATAGCATTTCAATCTAACCGATATCCGGTCTGAATCATGACCGGATATCGGCCTTTCTCATTCGAGAAAGCCGTTATCAGGGTATGGGGTTATGCATGTTCCATCCCGGCCTGCAAATAAAAATTCAGCTTTCAGCACAATGTTTTTTT is a window encoding:
- the groL gene encoding chaperonin GroEL (60 kDa chaperone family; promotes refolding of misfolded polypeptides especially under stressful conditions; forms two stacked rings of heptamers to form a barrel-shaped 14mer; ends can be capped by GroES; misfolded proteins enter the barrel where they are refolded when GroES binds) produces the protein MAAKQVKFGDEARKEMLKGVNILADAVKATLGPKGRNVLLEKSFGAPTITKDGVSVAKEIELKDKFQNMGAQLVKEVASQANDQAGDGTTTATVLAQSILNEGLKYVAAGMNPMDLKRGIDKAVAAVVEQLKAMSTPCEDSKSIAQVGTISANSDEIVGQIIAEAMEKVGKEGVITVEEGSGLENELEVVEGMQFDRGYLSPYFINNQERMSAELESPFILLVDKKISNIRELLPVLEAVAKAGKPLMIIAEDVEGEALATLVVNNMRGIVKVTAVKAPGFGDRRKAMLQDIAILTGATVISEEVGLSLETATLDDLGTAKRVQVTKEDTTIVDGAGVHADIVARVEQIRAEIENSSSDYDKEKLQERVAKLAGGVAVVKVGAATEVEMKEKKARVEDALHATRAAVEEGVVAGGGVALVRALSAINVETINAEQRAGVELILRALEGPIRQIATNSGDEASVVVDKVKAGSGNFGYNAATGEYGDMIEMGILDPAKVTRAALQAAASVAGLMITTAAMVADEPQDDAPAMPDMGGMGGMGGMGGMM